The Candidatus Paracaedibacteraceae bacterium genome has a segment encoding these proteins:
- a CDS encoding anhydro-N-acetylmuramic acid kinase, giving the protein MEPIWAMGLMSGTSLDGVDAALILTDGITVYDTAESIYIPYPSNFQDRLRSVLGKETASPSLIQESTQFHIQAIRELLYETKHKVELIGYHGQTIYHAPPKTVQIGNAQTIFDEVNVPVVYDFRTQDCLNDGQGAPLVPIFHKALVQNLHEPTVVINIGGVANLTYIDDDTLIAGDIGPGNALINDVMVRDFAKPYDENGVLAAANPVNQSALDLWLRDPYFDRIFPKSLDRDHFSSFKNVLSGGEAVATLTELTIQSILNSFSRLPKKPKYVYLCGGGAKNQTIASGLMPCITLKDSDMIEAQAFAYLAVRVLRGLPTSFPTTTGCTAPTCGGKITSPLEGGAGHSS; this is encoded by the coding sequence ATGGAACCAATCTGGGCAATGGGATTAATGAGCGGAACATCGTTAGACGGTGTTGATGCAGCCCTTATTTTGACTGATGGCATAACCGTTTACGATACAGCTGAAAGTATTTACATCCCATACCCGAGCAACTTTCAAGACAGGCTTAGATCCGTATTAGGTAAAGAGACTGCTTCCCCAAGCCTGATTCAGGAATCAACGCAGTTCCATATTCAGGCGATCCGTGAACTCTTATATGAAACAAAGCATAAGGTTGAATTAATTGGTTATCATGGCCAAACCATTTACCACGCTCCACCAAAGACCGTGCAAATAGGTAATGCGCAGACAATATTTGATGAAGTTAACGTTCCTGTTGTCTATGATTTTCGCACTCAAGATTGCCTTAATGATGGTCAAGGCGCACCTCTTGTTCCTATTTTCCATAAGGCATTAGTTCAGAACTTGCACGAACCAACGGTTGTTATTAACATCGGCGGCGTCGCCAATCTAACTTACATCGATGATGACACATTAATTGCCGGTGATATTGGGCCTGGAAATGCCCTGATTAACGATGTTATGGTTCGGGATTTTGCTAAACCCTATGATGAAAATGGGGTGTTAGCTGCCGCCAATCCAGTCAATCAATCGGCCTTAGATTTATGGTTAAGAGATCCATACTTTGATAGAATCTTTCCAAAATCACTAGATCGTGATCATTTTTCATCTTTCAAAAATGTCCTCTCCGGTGGCGAAGCCGTGGCCACGTTAACTGAACTTACAATTCAGAGCATCCTCAATAGTTTTTCACGATTGCCTAAAAAACCCAAATATGTTTATCTGTGTGGTGGCGGAGCAAAAAATCAAACAATTGCTTCGGGTTTGATGCCTTGTATTACCCTGAAAGATTCTGACATGATCGAAGCTCAAGCCTTTGCTTATTTGGCTGTACGTGTATTGCGCGGACTCCCAACATCGTTTCCCACAACGACAGGATGCACAGCACCAACCTGTGGCGGGAAAATCACCTCTCCCCTTGAGGGGGGGGCGGGACATTCCTCTTGA